ACTCGTTCGCCAAATCAGGAATAGTTGTGTACGGGTTTGCCTCAGTCTCCTTGTTGGGTATGGGGCGAAAGTTCAACGTTTTCATGAGCAAAATGTCTTGTTTTAGTTATTGATCACGCTATTTGCCATTAACCAAACAGTCTATATGGACTTGGATGGATCTGATTACTCCAGAAAGCCTGAATTATTGGCTTAACCATCTTATTACCTCTCCCGGTGATCCGTCCGTTTAACAGGGTCAGCTTTCGGTTGTTAGTACCGACTAGCTCTGGACTCCGATGCAGCAACCAAGGGTCGTGATATGGGATTCAAGTCGAAATTGCATTCTTGGAACCTTACAGAGTCCGCAGTGCCAACCTCTAGGGGAGCCCCAGGGCCGTCCTTACAAGTCTGAATTGTGTGCTTGAAGGAGCTCATGAACGTACTTTCGCAGACTTGGACTAGCCATCTCTCACAAATAGAATATGAGGACTTCGCCAAATAAATCGTAAATAGTGAATAGTGTCTAGGTGGCCCAGACCCAGGGCTTCGAAGTCAATCTGACGTTAGACAGTGGCGGCACCGACGTTGAAAGTGGTTCGTCCCTGGTTGGCATTCAGGCCAGGATACCTCAATTCGGAAAGAGGATGATAAGCCccaagggggggggggggggggggggggggggggggagggaaagCTTGACGGCAATTCTCACCAACGTCTCCCTGGTATACCCTCGTCTTCGTTGAGTCAATTTGAGACAAGCCCATAATCCTGACGTTCCATTACGTCCGGATGATTATATCCTTCTAAGGCTCAATTTGGGCCCATTGGCCTTGTTTGTTAGGCCCCGAGCCTGATAACCATAGTAAAATTATTGCAAGAACGAGGAAGAAGTTTTTTTTATAAAACAAAGAATCAAATCAGGCATTGGCTCAACACGATCTTGGAAGCCATAAAAGAACACCAAAATCCGAACATCATTAGGAACTCTATACAGTAGCACTCCAAGCCCATTTTTACTCAATAAGGAAGTTCTCCGCAATACTGCGGACATCTTTCGAGAATGCAACACTCTCACCCTCCATATCTAGCAGGGAAACACTGTTGATGTCGACATCCACAAAAGGCTTGGTTTTGGCGAAACGGACACTCATCGGGAAGAATTCATTCTCATCAGCATCAATAGCCTCGAACTCAAAGCTGCCAGAGGCGTTCGACTCGTCGACAGTGCCCAGGTTCCAGTCCAGACTGTCACCGGAGACCTCATAGACCGCGTCAAAGCTAGATACGGCCGGCTCTGTCGTGCCATATGGAATAGTGACAACCACATCGCGGAGACTGTCATCGCCGGTGAGCTCATACTCTACAGTCACGGTGGTGGAGTCGGAGCCCTTGTTAACCCAAACGGTGAATGTGATGGGGAGAATATCGGCATTGTCGGCCGAGCTGGCAACACGCCACCGGAGAACGCCGATGGAGTTGTTGGCAGGGAAGCGCTTGGCAGTGTCCTTCAGTTGGATCACAGAGGAGTTGGTGAAGAGAGCTTTGTCGACATTGGGATGGGTACGGAACTGTGCGCCATGTGTGGGAATAGCCTGACAGTCGAGTCGTAGCTTTGTGAGGGAGGGATCACTGATACGGAGCTGCATATCACCCTTGACCTCGAAAGACTTCAAAGCTCCCTCGCGAGTAAGTGTGGCTGAGATGATCTCGGCGATTGTGAGTTGGATGGGCTCCTGTTCCGCATTGAGAGACTCGCGGGTCGAGGGAATATCGTGCACTGGAGCCGAAGCTGGTGGAGCCAATGGGCTCTCCTCTTCGATTTCAGGGCCCATATCACCCCGAACCTTCTCGTAGATATCCGTTGCCTTTGATTTCTTGCCCAGTTGCATGCCCTTGCCGCGAGTGGGAATGGGCCTAGTCATCACACAGTCAGCAGCAGTCTCGTAACGGTTAAATCGGGAATCAACCAAACGTACTTGGTGAAAGACTGTTTCTTCTCGGCCTCGTATGAATCATAAGTGTCGGGCACGGAGGGGCGCGCTGGGGGTGTGTAGGCGGGGTAGGATGGAGTTCTTGGGGCAGCGGCACGACCTGTGCGAGCAGCCTCTTTACGTTGCATTTCCAGCTGCTTTGCCTTCCTCTTGCGCTCTTCGCTGGCCTCCAACTCTTTGTTCTACCACTGTATGTCAGCGATAAACTAACCACGCCGATGGTTTCACAACCTACCCGCTCAATGATCTCCTGGATTCTCTCTTCATGACTCTCCATTTCCAGGAAAGTCTTGATCTGTGAAAGGGAAAGATTCTCCCGGTATCCCATAGTCACCAATTCATCGAAAGCACTCAGGAGCTCAAATGCATTGCGAAGAATCTCCCGCTCGTCTAGGCTTTTACAGATGCTGGTGGTGACTTGCGCAAATAGATGTAGACTATCGATGTCTTGGAGAATGTTCGATTGACGGTTGGTGATCAGCACAATATACAACTCGTCCAACGGCTGGTACACAAAGCGCACGTTGTCTTGTTCGACGGTGGTATGCTGGGTTCCGGAGTCCGCCAGCTTGGGGAAGGAGGCGAGAAGGGCTTCAATTCGGGACCGAGAGATCTCCCGGAACTGGCGCGAGAGAACCGCTTTACCTCCGCGGGTGCATATCGACGCTGCGAGAACAACCTGTTGTGTGTTAATTAG
The nucleotide sequence above comes from Penicillium digitatum chromosome 1, complete sequence. Encoded proteins:
- a CDS encoding Coatomer subunit delta, putative, with protein sequence MVVLAASICTRGGKAVLSRQFREISRSRIEALLASFPKLADSGTQHTTVEQDNVRFVYQPLDELYIVLITNRQSNILQDIDSLHLFAQVTTSICKSLDEREILRNAFELLSAFDELVTMGYRENLSLSQIKTFLEMESHEERIQEIIERNKELEASEERKRKAKQLEMQRKEAARTGRAAAPRTPSYPAYTPPARPSVPDTYDSYEAEKKQSFTKPIPTRGKGMQLGKKSKATDIYEKVRGDMGPEIEEESPLAPPASAPVHDIPSTRESLNAEQEPIQLTIAEIISATLTREGALKSFEVKGDMQLRISDPSLTKLRLDCQAIPTHGAQFRTHPNVDKALFTNSSVIQLKDTAKRFPANNSIGVLRWRVASSADNADILPITFTVWVNKGSDSTTVTVEYELTGDDSLRDVVVTIPYGTTEPAVSSFDAVYEVSGDSLDWNLGTVDESNASGSFEFEAIDADENEFFPMSVRFAKTKPFVDVDINSVSLLDMEGESVAFSKDVRSIAENFLIE